The following DNA comes from Maylandia zebra isolate NMK-2024a linkage group LG6, Mzebra_GT3a, whole genome shotgun sequence.
tttgcagacagagagttacaggacctTCTCCctgaccacagactcatactcataatacaagtcagagcaatatatatatatatatatatatatatatatatatatatatatatatatatatatatatatatatatatatatatatatatatataagctcaggtcctctaccagcctgggagcttgagggtcctgcgcagtatcttagctgttcccaggactgcgctcttctggacagactAGACCTTTATGACTAGAGAGAAGATTTTCTGGATAAACTAGACTTACCTAAGCAGACAGCTAATGCTAATCATTGGCTAACTCACCCTGATCAATCACCTCCATGTTTGACAGTTAGTTTAATCTTCCGACCAGGCTCTGCATCAGTTTCCTAACTCAAAGCTGAGAAAGCGTTTTAGAGTCATTTTATATAATCAAAGAACTCAATTGTTTTGTATCTCTATGTATCCCTCATGTTGGATAATTCATCTCTAACAGACAAACCTTTTAAAAGCCTAACTGGTAAAGTGAACTTTCACTCATTGGACAGTTCATTAGTTACACCCAGCTTGTACCAGGTTGGAACCTGCTTTGCTTTAGTTCATGGATTCAACAAGAAGCCAGTGTTGAGCCTGTATGAACTGCAGCTTCAGTGTCCTTACAGGAGTGCCATCGGGTGTCTTCTGCAGCTGTAGCCCAGCCActtcaaggtttgatgtgttgtccattcagagatgctcttccgTATATCTTGGTCATAACAAGTGattatttgagttatttttgGTGTCCTATCAGCTCGAAGCAGTCAGGCAATTCTCCTCTGACGTCTGACATGAACAAGGCATTTTTGCCCAGAGAAACCAAAACCGTGCTaccttcaaagtcacttaattCATCAGAGTACAAATACACTAGCTTTAAAGACTAAAGGTTTAAACTGAATCTCTCTCAATATcaggttttgattttatatgttAAACCGTGATTTAACTGTGCTTCATTCTTTTCGCTATAGGTTAGAAGACTTCCTCTATTACTGTTAAGTGTATCAACATAATACAGTAATTCATTGAATTCAATTCAAGCTAAAACCTCTAAACATCCTGACTTAGGTCTTGAACACTAATAGGATTATAAAGCATTATCAGCTGTAATCCAGGACTTCCACTCACGGTCAAGTCAGACACTAAGAAACGAGCAGGGCGTAATTACAAGGAACAGAAAATTGATGTTGATGGTCCTTAGATTGAGCCCAGTTTATTACCTTTTGAAGTGCTGGGTTTTTTAGAAACAAGCGGTACATTTGTGTACCAGCTTTTCTTGCAGAGGCACACTGAAAGGAAAGagacaaagaactaaaaacgtgCAGGTTCACTTAAAAGGAAGATTTGCACCTCTGACTCCATTAAGGCACCTCTCAGAACAGCGTGAACACACAAGCCTGCAAATTTATAAGATAAACAGCGTGTGAGGTGAAAATTCGATTTAGTTTGATGGAAGTACTTATTTCAGGCttctatttttttgttgttgttattaaatGTGTGTAATGCTGTTTGATTGGAGCACACGAACTGTCCAAGGACATGTTATATTCTTCTTTAAGTGGCTAAAGTAGAACACTGTGTACCACAGCTGTTGTACGCAGCTGTGGAAAACGTGGTGTGTTCAGGTACGCATCCTCTGAGTAGaaggtttttctcttgtctAAAAAGTGAAGTTGCAGGTATTAAAGGACCAATCTGGACTGTGGTGGTGGCAGGGTGGTGTGTGAAGAGTTAATATGAGCCTCCATCAAAACTAAAGTGTGGGCAAGCTTTTTCCTGCCTCATACGGTATGATGAAACTATGACAAGGATTGAGAAATATGATGACTGATCAGTGCCTCGGTTAGTCAGCAGTGAAAAATGTGGCTGACTGGCATGACATGTAAAATTTTGGCAGGTATTTATGACAGTCAGAGAGCTAAGACCACACCTCTGTGGGGGGGTTTCATTCTCATGGAACTTCACTTACCCAATAAGTGGCATTGTTTTAGCCCATGTTTTAAATTACACAGAGCGAGTTAAGTCGTTGTTTCACATGgcgataaacacacacactggaatTCACTCTGGCAGCATAATTATTGCAGCTTAAAGACGGATTTATACATGAAAGCGCAGAAAGCGTACACATGTAGGGTTTACTACGTATGGTTTGACCCAGATGTGGAAGCTGTTGTTGGCAGATCAGGGTCACTGTGATAAAACCCTTATCCGAGAGCTTATACAAGCATGCATATCTGGTGGCAAAAACACTTATAGTGTGATACTGAAGCTGCTGAGCCCTTTTGAAGGAAAACAACTGTGATAGCtgtaaatatgaattattagaAACCAGAGGGTCTGAAACTGAAGGTCCAAATTCTACCACAGAGGAGTGGTCACCACTTAATTAAGGACGAACAcagttttttatatattttaaagactTTTCTTATTTTGTCCTTTTGTTTCGTGAAATCTTTTCagctattaaaaaacaaacaccttcAAATCACTCTGGATGATCTCAAGACATCAATCACAAATAGACGCTCCTTCTTTTTAGGGGTGGAAGATAAAAGAGATAAAAATGATCCCGCCATGTTTTTGATTTTGGATCTACTTGTGCTGAGCAGTTTAATGTAATTCACAGTTTGCAATATTAGATGTGTTTTTTACTGCACTCTTTCAGTTCATCCTCTGATTGAAACAAGCCATTTCAGCTCCATTACCCTTGCCTTTGTGCTAACTCTTTCTTCAGATTGGATGGACTATGCAAACAACAGGCCAGAGATGTGTGCTCGGGTGGCCAAATGAAGGATACTGCCTCTCTTTAACATCATAAGCGTAAACTCTTGGCTCACTTTTATATATGCTCAGAAAAATGATTTGAAACTATacccatgtttaatatgagcacACACCATTATAGCACTATATTTATTGCAGAAAAATAAGAACAGTTCCTGTTAGTCCAAATCCGCTCACAAGAAAATAGCTGAAAGCAAATcgatcatttcattcatttttgagGTGAAATGGTCCTTTCTGTTTAGACTAATTCATAACCGGGACGGCTGAAAGTAGCATGCTGCAGTCCTAAAATAATAACGATAATAAGAGCACTGAAATTATAAGTATACATTATAACACCCTTACATTAATAACAGTATTTTCTATATATtgatttaattttctttgttctttttacacATTCTTTAAGAGGTTTGTAGTACAAAAATTGCATATCATTTGAGGAACATAGCCAGAATCAGACAAGTTTTGTCAAGCAACACTGCAGAGGTTCTTGTCCATGCATTTCTGTCTCAGGCCCTCGCTCTCCCGGGAAGAGTGATAGATGTCCCGGGCAGACCTCATGACCAGGGAGAGTAGGAGGCGCCGGTGAAGTGTCAGTCCTCCTCTCTGGGTCCTGGAGGCGTACAGCTCTTCTTTCTGGGCTACCAAAGAAACGTTTTAGAGGTCTACAGATggtgcaaaatgcagctgctcgcattttaacaagaactgggaaatttgagcacattaccccTGTACTGAGATGTCTTCATTGGATACCTTGTCAGGTTCGAGCAGATTTTAAGGTACCTTCATACCTCCCCGACCTTTTACACCTTTATGTTCCATCTTGTGCTCTACAGTCTCAGGACTCTGGCCTTCTGAAGGTTCCTGGAGCCAGAAAAAAGACAACTGGAGAgcgtgcttttttcttttcgtgCCCCGTTTCTGTGGAACAACCTCGCTCAAGATATTAGGCAGGCATGCTCTGTggaggtttttaaaactaagTTGAAGATGTTCACCCTATCTTACATGTCTTAATTCTATGGCttttagtttttacatttttactgtttttaacttgtattgtgTTTTTTACTTGTATTGCTATGTGtcgcttttattttatttatctctttAGTTTCAAAtagttgtacagcactttgtttgaaagcgctttataaataaagttattatgattattattattattattattaaaaaacacattttggggTCAACTTGAAAGAGAAGTAGATGTGAAATGCAAAAGTGAGTGAAAAGTGGTGATATGTAGAACCCCCTTATATCATTCCCTATATGTTGTCAGTACAAACAATGGCATTATGAAACatagcattattatcactttgaccttGAGACCAAACTATTGATCTTggaggagaggtcagaggtcaaatgtggcaTGATATTGTAAACCTTCATGTGGTACTTTGAATATCTTGATAAAACACGCCACACTTCATACACCACACACGAATCATAGTTTCTAAGTGATAAGGTTATAAAGGTTTTTGTCAGTTTACAACCAATAAATCATAGAGTTTACCTTCAACACCTCGGTGGATGTAAGGTAAACTTACTCAAAAACTTTTGAGTAATTGTGTTTACAGACAAAAAGAATGACACACGGGTCTAATGTTTTAAGCTTAAGGTGTTCACAAACCTCATGTGGCTCCAGACTTAGCGGCTCTCTGGAACGTTGACAGCAGTGGAAAAAGTTAGACAACTCTACCTTCGAATTACTTTCGTTTTTTCCAACGAATGAACTCTTCACACTTCAGGATGACATCAGACTGAAGGTCAAAATCTCTTTCTACTTCACCTTTTCCTCAACACCTTATAATAAATGTTCACAGTCATGTTAGTGCTCTCCATTGTTCTGCACTGTAGCTCATGTGTAATAAAGGAATGCCATGATCAGACTTCCAGGAACCTTGTTTTTCTTCACTGCTGACTTCACTGTGTACTAAATGTGGCTGCAACTATAATCAAACCCATGAACTCATCGCAATTGGTTTTTCAGCAAACATTCCACATACTGTGTCCGAGTCTTGTCAACAGGATATTTGTCACACTGAAGAATTACTCCAGTCTTTTACAAACAGCCTGGCTTATTTATAGCTCTGCCTCTCACACTTTGTTGCAGCAGTGTTGCCATCCTCTCCTACATTAGAACAGCATGTGACCCATAAGTGGCAAAAATAATGGTAATGATTTGCCAGAACTACTAAATAACAGCTAAGCTGAGGAGTAAAAATTATAATTTTTCAGTATTTGGGGTCAGGGGGAGTTGTAATTGTGTGAGCTGTGTAAgttcttctttcatttttaattcctCTTCACCTCAGGTTCTGCTTCAATATGCGGTAAATGAGGAGGAAGTAGACGTGGGTGAAGGGTAATGTTAAAGGTGACAGGGATCTTACATGATAATGAGGATGATGACTGCACAACCGGAACAACCTGATCAGAGTCGCCTCCGTCGTTGAGTTTCGGGGTGTAGTTACACTCGAGGCAGCTGGCAGGAAGTTAATGATGAAGAAACCCTCAGGTTCTAAACACCACCTGCTGCTGTGTGCATTATTCAGCAGCGGCGTTTGGCCCCAGCTGCGATGTTGCGTAACTCTTCTAATACCCCCTCACCGAATCGGTGTCAGGTCATGTTGGTAGGATGTGATTCAGAATTCTGTCATAATCCACAGGAAGTGGTACAACCAGCGAAGCTGttcatttgtgtgtgcgtgtgtttgtatgtgtcttAGTGTAAGCACAAGATTAGTGACAGCAAGCCAGACTGGCGCTGGGCTGTACCATCCTCCTTCTGTTTTAAAGGATTGACCCTCTAAACTGTGGCCTAATGTTGACTAGCAGACCTTTTGATCTGAaaaggaggtgtgtgtgtgtgtgtgtgtgtgtgtgtgtgtgtgtgtgtgtgtgtgtgtgtgtgtgtgtgtgtgtgtgtgtgtgtgtgtgtgtttgaaactTTAAACGTCAGTCTATTAGAACAAAGATTTCAGGACAACTCATTAACCTTTCTACATGTTTATTAGAAACATTTACAACATTAATTCAGTCACATGAATTAAAGAGCAGCTTTGAATGTGAGGTAACATCATTTCACAGACGAGACATGAACAAGGTGGTTTCAatgacattaaaacacacacagtttaaatTAATGGGCTTCCAACCCCACGTGGACAGCCATGTGAACACAGTATGTAGGACAGTCCCCCAAGCAGTAGTATCGATTTATCAAagtccacagcagcagcagctgaacgTGCATGTAAATGTATGCGCAGCAGTGTGTCTGCCTCAATTGTCCTtccttttaacagtgtttcagtGTGATATCCGGGTGTAAAGGCCGGGAAATCCCTGAATGCCcggttttgtgtgtatgtgtgtgtgtactggtTTATGGTCAACTGTTAACCACTTCACTTCTTCTCTGTCTGACTCAAGTCTCTTTCTGCTgattcacacatacacacactttgaGTCAGCGGCAGTCACTTGTTTGGACTCATTAAACTGAAGGTGAATCACCAGgaaacaaaaagcaacacaacCAGTTCCCCTTCGGGTTCTTCCTCAAACTTTCCGCCGTCTCTCTTGCCGGCCCGCTTCTTCTCCTTGTGTGCTTTGTTGTTATCTGTGGGGGCTTTACAAGCCCGGCAGGCACACTGTGATTGACCGGAGAGCTCGGACCAGTGCCCCGGTAATCCCACTGTCCCGGGACTGCTGATGTAGGTCAGCTCCGCGGTGCGCAAAGGGATCACAGCGCCCTTATAGGTTAACGAGGAGTAGAGAATCACTCCGCTCTAAAGTCCCCATAGGAGGCTAATTTCTCCCTCCATCTGTTCAGAAGGCAGGTATAACCCGATTTAGAGACAAAGTGGTCAGGGACTCCCCGGCGCGACAGCTGCCGAGTGGGACCTCATACCTCTCTTCCCCGGGCTCCAGCCTCGCCCTCTTACTCGGGAGGAAGTCAGGCGCCGCCGACGCCTTCCCTCGGCGTTTCCTGGACTGCTTGGCAGGGCTTAAGTTCTCTTTGTCCTCTATGATTTCGCTATCACACCCGTCCTCCGTGTTGTCAGGCTCCTCTGGAGCCGTTTCGGTTGAGTTAAGTACCGGCTGGGGTTCTGGCTGAGGCTCTGGTAGCCGGGTTTGTTCCCCTGGGCTGGAGCTGGTGTCCATCGGCTCCTCCGGAGCTGACTGCGCCCCGCTCAGGACCTCGCTCTCCCGGGAAGAGTGATAGATGTCCCGGGCAGACCTCATGACCAGGGAGAGTAGGAGGCTCCGGTGAAGTCTCAGTCCTCCTCTCTGGGTCCTGGAGGCGTACAGCTTGCTTATAGACACGGCCAGGATCCGCCTGGCTTCGATGTTCACTTCCATTGCTGTTGTGGCACTCATTGTTTTTCTGTGCGTAATTGCGCACCGTTGTTTTGGCACTTTAACCAAAGGCGAAAGGCTGAGTTTAACTTTAGTTTCTAGCTTGTATTCTATCTTAGCTCAGACTCCGGCTCTTCTCCGTTTGTTGTCATCTGAGAAATGAGAGAGTGTGAGTAGCAGGgtggtgttttatttcctctctGACGTAATGTGGACTTCATTCCTCTGTAAGTGACAAACAGGCGCCGCCCACACCTgatgtagctgtagcagcagcacacacacacacacacacacacacacacacacacacacacacacacacacacacacacacacacacacacacacacacacacacaccatctgtTCTGTCTAGCATTCCTTCCTCACAGTTTTGTCTTGTATTACTTGGATATCTTTCCCTTAGCTGTAATCAACTTGAATGGTGCTTTGGTTTCTAGtaacatattttctttttatcattttcaaacttttccataaaacattttaaatatgtcAAACATGGTCTCAATGTTTGATgcatattttattcaaaaatatttctaagacattttattttattatcattgTAGGCTTAAATCGCCCTttactatctatctatctatctatctatctatctatctatctatctatctatctatctatctatctatctatctatctatctatctatctatctatctatctatctatctatctaaaaaACTTGCTCGTGGCAACTTTACGAGCAGAGGTTTGAAACATGAGAGGCTATTGAGCACATCAGATGTCAGATGTGCTGCCTGGTGTTTAAGGATGTTTTTGAATGTAAAGTACCTTTAAAAAGCAATAAATGAAGAATGGTAATTGAGCAGCGTGAGATTAACCGCTGTTTACATTCGGGTAAAAACCCAGGCAGCAATTCGAAGAACTGACGTGGGAAAAGGAAGTGTGTTCAGTTTCTCGTGAGTTTTGGCTCCTCCTCTATatcacacaagcacacagagcAGCATACTCGTGACTTCAGAGGACATTCCGTTGACTTACATGACTAGCTGTACTGTAACCATAACTAGCCCAGAGTGCTTGTTGTCTAAACTTAGCCCCAGTCCCAAACTTAAACCTTCAGATCTGACCaacttgttgtgtgtttgtcactTTAGCATGAAGACGCTCTATAACTAGCTTTAGGTCCCCACAACAGGAGTAACGCCTGGACCACACACTCATGCGCTCGCCGCGTCATTCACTCACACGTTCTGCCTCCATATATGGCTCATCCGGTAGCCTGGGAACGCGCACAGTGGAA
Coding sequences within:
- the ier2b gene encoding immediate early response 2b, producing the protein MSATTAMEVNIEARRILAVSISKLYASRTQRGGLRLHRSLLLSLVMRSARDIYHSSRESEVLSGAQSAPEEPMDTSSSPGEQTRLPEPQPEPQPVLNSTETAPEEPDNTEDGCDSEIIEDKENLSPAKQSRKRRGKASAAPDFLPSKRARLEPGEERYEVPLGSCRAGESLTTLSLNRVIPAF